From the genome of Vagococcus entomophilus:
TCAACTTATAGGAAATTCTGTCTTAGCGAGTTAGAAAAATAGTTGGAACAAGTAAGAAGGCATTAATAAAAAAGATATAAGTTAAAGAAAAAAATCAAGCGTAATACTGGCTTGTGGCTAAAAGTCCAAAAATCTGCATGTAATGGCTCTGAAATAAGAAGTAAAAAATATCATAAAACGTTTGACAACGCTTTCATTTAGAGGTAATATATTAATGTAATAAAAAAAACAAACTTAAAACAAACAAAAATAAGAAACCTATTGAGACGTAGGTTTCTTATTTTTTGTGTAGCGAAAAGACTAAAGAGATTCCCCAGATAAATTCTTTTTACGAATTGTGACAGCAAGTAGATTTAAGAGCACCGCAACTAGAGCTACGTAGAAAAGCTTCAGCCATAAATCTCCTGTACCACTCCCACCGTATAAGACATTAAAGTCTGCTTGAATAGAGTAATAACAAGGTGAAATAGTACTAAATCCTTTGAAAAATGACGGTAAAATACTTTTTGGAATCAATCCAGCACCAGCAACCACTTGCATCAACATCATTGGAACGTTAATGATCATTCCAAGTTGCCCAATTAGTATAATAAAAATGAGGTTAATATTCATAGCGGTAAAAAGCTCTAAGCCATGTGTGAACCATAGTTGTGTAATAAGGCTACTGTCAAAGTTATTAAATGCTTGTGCTAATAATACAATGATTAAAGGCGTAATAACAGAGATAAGAGCAACCGTAATTTCTAACATGGCAAAAGATTTGAATCGACCAATACGCCCTGCAAATTTAGTATAGGTTCCTAAGATAATCGTTGCACCCATCAATGTTCCAATATATATCGATAAAGAAAGGAAAAATGGAGCCATACTGTGATTCATACCAGAAGGGATTTTATTGGTTTTATGGATAACTGGTATGAAAGAGTTGCCCAAATTTTTATAAGTACGATTAATTTTGGTTTCAATCTGACTTTTTTGGACTTCTGCTTGTGTTTCAATTTGGTCCTTTGCTTGGGGTGTGGCAGAAACTTTTTGTGCTACTTGCTCTTTTAAAACAGTAAGCTGTGCGCTTGTTAAAATTGCTTTACCTTTATTTAAAAGAATGTTCTCATTGATAGAGGCGCCAATTTTTGTTGCAACACTTTCCATCGCAGTAACGGCTGTTGTTGGATTGGATTCGTTGATATAAAAGTGAAGTTTAGCAGTTTTGTCTAGAGTTTGAACGTGATTACTAAAGTCTTTAGGAATTTCAACAATAAGATAAATCGATCGTTTGTCTAATTCTTTTTTTGCTTTATCCATTGTCCATTTTTGATGAATCGTATTAAAAGGAAGCTTTTTGACTAAATTATCCTTTAATTCTTGACTGTCGGAATCGTTGCTAATTACTGCAATAGGCAAATCTTTAATCTTGTCGGGAATGGCTTTGTATCCTGAAAAGTAGATACTGATCATAAAAACGCCATAAAAAATCGTGACTGCTAAAGCAAGTAGCGCTCCCTTACTAAATATAAATTTTTTAAATTCCACGCGTATAACCTCCAAATTTTAAATAGATTGCTTGCATGAATAAAGTGTTTAAATAGTAGAATTTTGTAAGAGCAATGTCCTGTTTTTTAAATATACGAGATAGAAGTGCGGGGGGAATATCTCAATCCATACAAAAAGGTATATTTAAAACTTCATAAAGCAAGCAAGTACTTGCAGTATAACTCTGATTCTTTTGTTTAGCAAGTACATGCTTGCTGTTTGTTTATTAAAATTTTTGCTGTTTTAGCATCCTTTCTTAAGTAGAGGAAGAGGCTTGCTTTTTAAAAATTCATTACAGTTGGCTGTATACTAAGAATATTCAAACTTTTTGATAAGACTGTTCATTTGTAGATAATTTTTATATACTGTATCCGTAGTGAAATTTATAAATTAAGGTGTGTGGAAAAGAATGAAAATTGCAATCGCCGGTGCTGGAGCTATGGGAAGTCGTTTTGGATTCATGTTGCACCAAGCAGGAAATGACGTCATTCTTATTGACAAATGGGAAGATCATATCAACGAGATTCGCAAAAATGGTTTGAAAGTAAACTTGAATGGAGAAATGTTTACGAGTTACATTCCGATTTATTTTCCAGAAGAAATAGCAGAAACTAAGCAAAAAATTGATTTGATTTTGCTTTTTACTAAAGCAATGCAGCTTGAAGATATGCTGTCAGCTCTATCTACTGCTATTCACAGTGAAACAAAAGTATTGTGCTTGCTTAATGGAATTGGTCACGAAGATGTGATAGAGAAATTTATGCCTAAAGATAATATTTTAATTGGTATTACGATGTGGACTGCTGGCTTGGCAGGAGCAGGGAAAGCAGAACTTATTGGGGACGGAAGTGTCGAGCTTCAAAATCTTGCACCAAAAGGTAAAGACTACGCATTAGAAGTGGTCAAAATTTTAGACCAAGCTGGGCTACACTGCAAATATAGCCCAGATGTTCGGTACTCTATTTGGGAAAAAGCTTGTGTCAATGGGACGGTGAATGGAACTTGTGCCTTGCTGGATGCAACAATTGCTGAGCTTGGTCAGACGGATGTCGCGGTTTCGATTATAAAAAATATTTTGCATGAGTTTGTTTTAGTGGCTAAGCAAGAGCGTTTGATTTTGGATGAGGCTGCTGTGCTACAAAAAATCATCAAAACATTTGATCCAAATGGGATTGGTAATCACTATCCTTCTATGCATCAAGACTTGGTCAAAAATCATCGCTTAACCGAGGTTGACTACATCAATGGGGTGGTCGTTCGTAAAGGTGAAAAATATGGAATTGATACACCATTTTGCACGTTGCTTACCGAATTAATTCATGCCAAAGAGCAACTGATTGGCGCAAAGTGAAAGATGAAATAAGACCATCAAGAAGCTGCAGGAGCATCCTCAGCTTTTTTAGTTGACAATTTAAAAATAGTCTAGTATTATAAATGTAACTTAAATAGTTACATTAGGAAGTGAGGAAATAATGGCTGTATCAACCAAACTAAGTGTTGCTGTCCATATCCTAACTTTGATTGGTTCCAAAGAGGCAACGCAAGTCAACTCTGAATTTATTGCAGGTAGTATTCATACAAATCCTGTTGTAGTTAGACGTTATATGAGCGCATTAAAAAAGGCAGGGCTAATCGAAAGTTCTCGTGGTGCAACCAAAACTTCATTGACTAGAGAGCCTAGTCAGATTTCTTTATATGATGTTTATCAAGCACTGGCTTTAAAGAATGACCTTTTCAATATTCATCAAGATACAAATATTGAGTGCTTGATTGGAAGAAATATTCAAACTGCACTTGAGCGAGAGTATCGAAAAATTCAAGAAAAAATGGAAGAAGATTTGAAAAAGGTGACTTTACAAGATGTTTTAGAAGATATTATTGAAATAAACGAGAGCTAACTCTCGTTTTATTATAAAACAAAATGTAACTATAGTGATTACTAAATAGGAGGAAATGTAGATGAAATTAGCTATAATTGGTGCAACAGGAAAAGTTGGAAAATTAGTTGTGAAAGAAGCAAAAGAAAGAAATATTGATGTGTCGGCAGTTGTAAGACAGGGTGGGAAAACAGGAATTCCAGAGATTGTGAAAGATGTTTATGCGCTAACAAAAGAAGATGTTGCAAGTTTTGATGTTGTCATCAGCGCACTTGGGTTTGTTGGGGCTGATGCAGCATATGAGTTTGAGAAGTCCACCCAACATCTGATTCAAATTTTTAGTGGATTAGAGACACGCTTGATTATTGTGGGAGGCGCAGGAAGTTTGTATGTTGATCCGGCACATCAATTACAGTTGAAAGATACGCCAGATTTTCCCGAAGTATACAAACCATTTGCAGAGTCACAGGCAGTTCAGTTAGATACGATTAGGAATGCTAAAAATGTTCACTGGACTTACCTTAGTCCTGCAGCAGATTTTCAAGCAGATGGAAAAAGAGTGGGAAGCTATCAAGTTGCAGGAGAAGAGTTTACAGTAAATCAAGCAGGTCAAAGCTTCATTAGTTATGCGGATTATGCGATTGCAATTGTAGAAGAAGCAATTGCTGGCAAACATAAAAATGCACGGTTTAGCGTTTATCAAGCATAAGAAAGCATAAAAATACAAGAATTGATTCATCAATTCTTGTATTTTTTTTGTGAATAATGAATAATAATTCTTTTTAGCTTGCTTATTATGAAATAAATTTCATTTAAATAATAAAATTCTCATAAAGGTAGGTTTTGAACAGAAATGTTATTATACTGTAATTTGTATAATATATAGAAAAAGAGCGTGTTTAAATGAATAAAAAAATGACAATTTTAGGATTAATTTTGATGATTTTTACTTCGGTATTTGGTTTTTCCAACGGTCCAATTGCGTTTTATTTAATGGGATATGGTTCAATTGTTTGGTATGTACTTGCAGCTTTTTTATTTTTTATTCCATATGCTTTGATGATGGCAGAATTTGGTTCTGCCTATAAAAATGAAAGCGGAGGGATTTATACTTGGATGAAAGATGCCCTAGGAGAAAGACTCTCATTTATAGGAACATTTATGTGGTTTGCTTCTTACATTATCTGGATGGTATCCGTAGCACCCAAAATATGGATAACACTTTCAACTTTTTTATCTGCATCTGGTAGTGACCAAACTCAAAAATGGCACTTTTTCGCGCTTAATTCGACTCAAGTAATAGGTGTATTATCCATTGGTTGGATGGTGGTGTTAACTTTTGTTTCATCTAGAGGGATGAAACAAATTATCAAAATCACCAGTATCGGTGGTCTAGCGGTAGGGGTGTTGAACGTGGTGCTTCTTTTGACGAGTAGCATTATTTTAATCAAGAATCACGGACAGTTTGCACAACCTCCAACCCATCTTTTTTCTTCACCAAATCCTACCTATCAGTCTCAGATGCAGGTTTTGTCGTTTATTGTTTTTGCCATATTTGCCTATGGAGGAATTGAAGCAGTTGGCAGTTTAGTTGAAAAAACAGACAAGCCTGAAAAAAATTTTCCTAAGGGGATTTTACTAGCCGCTGTTACGATTGCATTGGGGTATGCTATCGGAATTGCTTGTTGGGGAATTAGTACTAATTGGCAAGCGGT
Proteins encoded in this window:
- a CDS encoding YhgE/Pip domain-containing protein, which produces MEFKKFIFSKGALLALAVTIFYGVFMISIYFSGYKAIPDKIKDLPIAVISNDSDSQELKDNLVKKLPFNTIHQKWTMDKAKKELDKRSIYLIVEIPKDFSNHVQTLDKTAKLHFYINESNPTTAVTAMESVATKIGASINENILLNKGKAILTSAQLTVLKEQVAQKVSATPQAKDQIETQAEVQKSQIETKINRTYKNLGNSFIPVIHKTNKIPSGMNHSMAPFFLSLSIYIGTLMGATIILGTYTKFAGRIGRFKSFAMLEITVALISVITPLIIVLLAQAFNNFDSSLITQLWFTHGLELFTAMNINLIFIILIGQLGMIINVPMMLMQVVAGAGLIPKSILPSFFKGFSTISPCYYSIQADFNVLYGGSGTGDLWLKLFYVALVAVLLNLLAVTIRKKNLSGESL
- a CDS encoding 2-dehydropantoate 2-reductase, translated to MKIAIAGAGAMGSRFGFMLHQAGNDVILIDKWEDHINEIRKNGLKVNLNGEMFTSYIPIYFPEEIAETKQKIDLILLFTKAMQLEDMLSALSTAIHSETKVLCLLNGIGHEDVIEKFMPKDNILIGITMWTAGLAGAGKAELIGDGSVELQNLAPKGKDYALEVVKILDQAGLHCKYSPDVRYSIWEKACVNGTVNGTCALLDATIAELGQTDVAVSIIKNILHEFVLVAKQERLILDEAAVLQKIIKTFDPNGIGNHYPSMHQDLVKNHRLTEVDYINGVVVRKGEKYGIDTPFCTLLTELIHAKEQLIGAK
- a CDS encoding Rrf2 family transcriptional regulator, whose amino-acid sequence is MAVSTKLSVAVHILTLIGSKEATQVNSEFIAGSIHTNPVVVRRYMSALKKAGLIESSRGATKTSLTREPSQISLYDVYQALALKNDLFNIHQDTNIECLIGRNIQTALEREYRKIQEKMEEDLKKVTLQDVLEDIIEINES
- a CDS encoding NAD(P)-dependent oxidoreductase encodes the protein MKLAIIGATGKVGKLVVKEAKERNIDVSAVVRQGGKTGIPEIVKDVYALTKEDVASFDVVISALGFVGADAAYEFEKSTQHLIQIFSGLETRLIIVGGAGSLYVDPAHQLQLKDTPDFPEVYKPFAESQAVQLDTIRNAKNVHWTYLSPAADFQADGKRVGSYQVAGEEFTVNQAGQSFISYADYAIAIVEEAIAGKHKNARFSVYQA
- the yjeM gene encoding glutamate/gamma-aminobutyrate family transporter YjeM, whose protein sequence is MNKKMTILGLILMIFTSVFGFSNGPIAFYLMGYGSIVWYVLAAFLFFIPYALMMAEFGSAYKNESGGIYTWMKDALGERLSFIGTFMWFASYIIWMVSVAPKIWITLSTFLSASGSDQTQKWHFFALNSTQVIGVLSIGWMVVLTFVSSRGMKQIIKITSIGGLAVGVLNVVLLLTSSIILIKNHGQFAQPPTHLFSSPNPTYQSQMQVLSFIVFAIFAYGGIEAVGSLVEKTDKPEKNFPKGILLAAVTIALGYAIGIACWGISTNWQAVLNHRTTNLGNITYVMMNNLGVQLGQALGLDASQSTTIGAYFARYTGLSMFLAYTGGFFTLAYSPLKSVITGTPKEIWSKKMTQLNKVGMPQNAMWAQFAIVTAIILLSSFISKDPSDFYNKLTLMSNVSLTLPSVFLVIAFPLFKKNQTIKKEFEVFTSPFSINLVSIIVFLVVFGANFFTVFAPIFEHGQAGVGDTLWMICGPIFFSLCAWFLFNRYANHHLSQTEEGLKEK